Proteins from a single region of Pseudodesulfovibrio portus:
- a CDS encoding TetR/AcrR family transcriptional regulator, whose amino-acid sequence MEYQLKPEIDLAHLKALPKVIPIRNKEITQGKLVRAVGRVLAEVGFQRLGVNLVAREAGVDKKLIYRYFGGLSGLVAAYGETVDFWPTAAELVGDDPDSVRGMPPHALMAMFFRRYLRAILNRPQTLEILAWEALERNDLTQTLEQVRVKTALEFFELMEQDPPEDVDLTALVLLMAGSVNFLAVRSRIHSSIGGVDLRSEDGWTRIEQCIEVILTKTLRK is encoded by the coding sequence GTGGAATATCAGTTAAAACCGGAGATTGATTTGGCACATTTGAAAGCGCTCCCCAAGGTCATTCCGATTCGGAACAAGGAGATCACGCAGGGCAAGCTTGTGAGGGCCGTGGGCAGGGTTCTTGCGGAGGTCGGCTTTCAGCGGCTGGGCGTGAACCTGGTGGCGCGTGAAGCAGGGGTGGATAAGAAACTGATCTATCGGTATTTCGGCGGGCTGAGCGGGCTTGTGGCCGCATATGGGGAGACGGTCGATTTTTGGCCGACGGCGGCGGAACTGGTCGGTGATGACCCGGACAGTGTGCGTGGGATGCCTCCGCATGCCCTCATGGCCATGTTTTTCAGGCGGTACCTGCGGGCGATTCTGAACCGGCCGCAGACGTTGGAGATACTTGCCTGGGAGGCCCTGGAGCGGAATGATCTGACGCAAACCCTGGAGCAGGTGCGCGTCAAGACCGCCCTCGAGTTTTTCGAATTGATGGAGCAGGACCCGCCGGAGGACGTCGATCTGACCGCGTTGGTGCTGCTTATGGCCGGCTCCGTGAATTTCCTGGCAGTCCGTTCCCGGATCCATTCCAGCATCGGCGGTGTGGATTTGCGCTCGGAAGATGGATGGACCCGAATCGAGCAGTGCATCGAAGTTATCCTGACCAAGACCCTCAGGAAATGA